In Thermorudis peleae, a genomic segment contains:
- a CDS encoding Flp family type IVb pilin translates to MWENGTTWPFATAGQAVLEYALILLGVALTVVVALSAFGNAVNALYQRVLAQWPGS, encoded by the coding sequence ATGTGGGAGAACGGCACGACATGGCCATTTGCGACAGCTGGCCAGGCCGTGCTTGAGTATGCGCTGATTTTGCTTGGCGTAGCCCTAACCGTTGTCGTCGCGCTGAGCGCCTTTGGAAACGCCGTCAATGCCCTATATCAGCGCGTCCTCGCGCAATGGCCTGGCAGCTAG
- a CDS encoding Flp family type IVb pilin, which yields MLDYLKALYGLYVPEDVFEGQGLVEYALILALVAIVAIAALITLGTKVQGVFNKINNSLPS from the coding sequence ATGCTGGACTATCTCAAGGCACTCTATGGACTGTATGTCCCTGAGGACGTATTCGAAGGCCAGGGGCTGGTCGAGTATGCTCTGATCCTCGCGCTCGTGGCTATTGTGGCCATCGCGGCGCTCATCACCCTTGGCACCAAGGTTCAAGGAGTGTTTAACAAGATTAATAACTCGCTGCCATCATAA
- a CDS encoding sensor histidine kinase, with product MMTRSSSTIYELADRLREIIATIRSELAQMSRSLQEISLLLDQSASEAERLNQRELQASARLREIEANLEAYSRSEIRDAFRQAHEVTIRLFMMRNQAEQLQERYDALEREQERLRRFLELAEQVLAYFEEQVRAAERRTRLLGDATHTLSLDEMILAEEAERRRVARQIIDGPAQALSTVLLDVELCEQLLARQPDDVPQALERLRETIARALLDTRRLLYELRPPVLEELGLTQTLKRYLGELARLYGFTVELTGPEHDTPLTPAIQLALYRLLQELTGVLAATRSLKGLTLSLQYEPAQAVAILDVQAPGEAVRQAIAKWQSPGSVVTERLERLGASFSEESQQDEQTRFRLLVPLA from the coding sequence ATGATGACACGGAGCAGTTCAACGATCTACGAGCTGGCTGATCGACTGCGCGAGATCATTGCGACGATTCGGAGTGAACTCGCGCAGATGAGCCGCTCACTCCAGGAAATCAGCTTACTGCTCGACCAGTCAGCCAGTGAGGCTGAGCGGCTGAATCAGCGCGAGTTGCAAGCAAGTGCGCGCCTTCGGGAGATTGAAGCGAACCTCGAAGCGTATTCGCGTAGCGAAATCCGTGACGCCTTTCGCCAGGCCCATGAAGTGACGATCCGCTTGTTCATGATGCGCAACCAGGCCGAACAACTCCAGGAGCGGTACGACGCTCTGGAACGCGAGCAAGAGCGGCTCCGGCGCTTCCTCGAACTGGCAGAGCAAGTCCTTGCCTACTTTGAGGAACAAGTGCGGGCCGCCGAACGACGCACACGGCTCCTCGGCGATGCAACGCATACTCTCAGTCTGGATGAGATGATCCTCGCTGAAGAAGCGGAGCGCCGGCGCGTCGCACGGCAGATTATCGATGGTCCAGCCCAAGCCCTCAGTACTGTGTTGCTTGATGTCGAACTCTGCGAGCAGCTGCTGGCCCGCCAGCCTGACGATGTGCCACAGGCCCTCGAGCGCTTACGCGAGACCATTGCCCGAGCGTTGCTCGACACGCGCCGCTTGCTCTACGAGCTGCGCCCACCAGTGCTCGAGGAACTTGGCCTGACCCAAACGCTGAAGCGTTACCTCGGCGAACTTGCACGGCTGTACGGCTTTACCGTTGAACTGACGGGACCAGAGCACGATACCCCGCTCACACCAGCAATCCAGCTTGCGCTCTACCGCCTGCTCCAGGAACTCACCGGCGTACTTGCAGCGACCCGTAGCCTGAAGGGGCTGACCCTCTCCCTCCAGTATGAGCCAGCCCAGGCCGTCGCGATCCTCGACGTCCAGGCACCAGGCGAGGCCGTGCGCCAGGCCATCGCGAAGTGGCAATCGCCCGGGAGCGTCGTCACCGAACGACTTGAACGGCTCGGCGCAAGCTTCAGTGAAGAGTCACAGCAGGACGAACAGACACGGTTCCGGTTACTGGTTCCGCTGGCCTAG
- a CDS encoding ArnT family glycosyltransferase produces the protein MVTPAAEISPPTSLPARRSLSGERALLAAVFFVGAVLRLLPVLRADFPLGDGGMFYVMARDLERNGFRLPAYTTYNGAGIPFAYPPLGFYLAALVDRMTPLSLLDAVRLLPPIFSVLTIVAFYRLARTILGPGLPAVLATGCFAVFARSYGWEIVGGGLTRSPGFFFAVLAIEQIFMLYREGGWRRVALSSLFASLAVLSHLETALFVALSALLFFLAYGRNRQGVRDSLLVAVGVLALSAPWWATVLAQHGLAPFRAALGAGQPPWVGLVNLLFLNISQELSFPGIRALSMVGLAVCLYRRRWLLPAWLVLIFLGDSRKALTLASVPIALLASIALSEVLHPFLQRALPAERWRNVLYLGLGAYAGFYLILSNTLAIQLLTQPLSAQERLAMEWIASHTPPGASFLVMTEDDAALDRSREWLPALTGRISLNTVQGTEWFPTFWQHIDAATVLQACNADDGTCLEHWAAQYHRSFAYVYIVKRPALRVNISGVYAQLPDPQSDCCAALRHALQHDPQYRVIFDNTAVTIFERLPDHAQARAATERERS, from the coding sequence GTGGTTACACCAGCGGCTGAAATCTCTCCCCCGACGTCACTTCCGGCACGAAGAAGCCTGAGCGGCGAACGAGCATTGCTCGCCGCCGTGTTCTTCGTCGGCGCCGTCCTGCGACTGTTACCAGTCCTGCGGGCTGACTTTCCGCTTGGCGACGGCGGCATGTTCTACGTCATGGCACGCGACCTAGAGCGGAATGGCTTCCGCCTGCCAGCATATACGACGTACAACGGCGCAGGCATCCCATTTGCCTACCCACCGCTTGGCTTCTACCTGGCTGCGCTGGTCGACCGCATGACGCCACTCTCGCTGCTCGACGCCGTCCGTCTCCTTCCGCCAATCTTCAGCGTGCTGACCATCGTGGCATTCTATCGACTTGCCCGCACGATCCTTGGGCCAGGTCTTCCAGCGGTGCTGGCAACAGGGTGCTTCGCGGTATTCGCTCGTTCCTACGGCTGGGAGATCGTCGGCGGCGGATTGACGCGATCTCCAGGCTTCTTCTTCGCGGTGCTCGCAATCGAGCAGATCTTCATGCTTTACCGCGAGGGAGGCTGGCGACGTGTCGCGCTCAGCAGCCTGTTTGCCAGCCTCGCCGTACTCTCCCATCTCGAGACGGCACTCTTTGTCGCACTTAGCGCGCTGCTCTTCTTCCTTGCGTATGGGCGCAACCGCCAGGGAGTACGCGATTCCCTGCTGGTTGCCGTCGGCGTGCTGGCCTTGTCAGCGCCGTGGTGGGCCACGGTGCTCGCTCAGCACGGCCTGGCTCCGTTCCGCGCAGCACTCGGGGCAGGGCAACCGCCATGGGTTGGTCTTGTCAACCTCCTTTTCCTCAATATTTCGCAGGAGCTCAGTTTCCCCGGCATTCGGGCATTGAGCATGGTCGGGCTTGCCGTTTGCCTGTACCGCCGGCGCTGGCTTCTCCCAGCATGGCTTGTCCTGATCTTTCTCGGCGACTCGCGGAAAGCGCTGACCCTCGCCAGCGTGCCCATTGCCTTGCTTGCCAGTATCGCCCTGTCCGAGGTGCTTCATCCATTCCTGCAGCGTGCCCTGCCTGCGGAGCGATGGCGAAACGTGCTGTACCTTGGGCTTGGCGCGTATGCTGGCTTCTACCTCATCCTTAGCAATACGCTGGCGATTCAGCTCCTGACGCAACCACTTTCCGCACAAGAGCGCCTTGCCATGGAGTGGATCGCGAGCCACACCCCACCGGGTGCCTCATTCCTCGTCATGACAGAAGATGACGCTGCCCTTGATCGATCACGCGAATGGCTTCCGGCACTCACTGGACGAATAAGTCTAAACACCGTTCAAGGAACCGAATGGTTTCCAACCTTCTGGCAGCATATCGACGCAGCAACCGTGCTTCAGGCATGCAACGCTGACGATGGTACATGCCTCGAACACTGGGCTGCGCAGTATCATCGCTCGTTCGCGTATGTCTATATTGTCAAGCGACCGGCACTGCGCGTAAACATCAGTGGCGTTTATGCCCAGCTTCCTGATCCCCAGAGCGACTGCTGCGCCGCCCTCCGACACGCATTGCAGCATGACCCACAGTACCGCGTCATCTTCGATAATACGGCTGTCACGATCTTTGAGCGCCTGCCCGATCACGCACAAGCACGCGCCGCCACAGAACGAGAAAGGAGTTGA
- the glmU gene encoding bifunctional UDP-N-acetylglucosamine diphosphorylase/glucosamine-1-phosphate N-acetyltransferase GlmU yields the protein MTSPLQAESPDSSPDSSLLQVAAVVLAGGLGTRMRSRLPKELQPLCGRPLLRYVLDALAPLPFAQRIIVLSPRKQAVTAMLPEGWHVVWQEEPLGTGHALAQALPALQPTITHVLVVFGDHPLVTSDDLGRLVRAVETERPLVAVLTTMLDDPAGYGRIRRRGEAVAGVVEARDDTAHYTGPVEVVSAATCYDRAWLERAMPRLPRSPSGEYYHTALVEMAAETPWPALPVVTVRAPVESALGVNDRLELAQAERVLRQRILERHLRAGVAIVDPATTYIDADVVIEPDARIEPGTMIMGASWIGAGARIGPYAIVRDSRIGRDCVVIASVVEESELGEGVHVGPYSHLRPGTRLADRVHVGNFAELKNAHVGPETRIGHVSYIGDARLGARVNIGAGTITCNYDGVAKHETVIEDEAFIGSDTMLVAPVRVGARARTGAGSVVTHDVPAGETVVGVPARPLASKQTQKTAEQTEA from the coding sequence ATGACGTCGCCTCTCCAAGCTGAGAGTCCTGATAGTTCCCCAGATTCATCATTGCTGCAGGTCGCGGCCGTTGTCCTTGCGGGTGGCCTTGGCACCCGGATGCGCTCTCGTCTCCCCAAAGAATTGCAGCCGCTTTGCGGTCGGCCCTTGCTCCGGTATGTGCTCGATGCTCTCGCGCCGCTCCCCTTTGCCCAGCGCATCATCGTGCTGAGTCCTCGCAAGCAGGCGGTGACCGCCATGCTCCCGGAAGGGTGGCACGTTGTCTGGCAAGAAGAGCCGCTCGGCACGGGGCACGCGTTAGCCCAGGCACTGCCTGCATTGCAGCCAACGATTACCCACGTCCTTGTTGTCTTCGGCGACCATCCACTGGTAACCAGTGATGACCTGGGCCGCCTGGTGCGTGCGGTGGAAACGGAGCGTCCGCTGGTTGCCGTACTGACGACCATGCTCGATGACCCAGCGGGGTATGGGAGGATCCGCCGGCGCGGTGAAGCAGTGGCGGGTGTCGTTGAGGCGCGTGACGATACGGCGCACTACACGGGCCCTGTTGAGGTTGTCAGCGCGGCGACGTGCTATGACCGTGCCTGGCTCGAGCGTGCAATGCCGCGGCTGCCGCGGAGTCCCTCGGGCGAGTACTACCATACGGCACTGGTCGAGATGGCCGCAGAGACGCCATGGCCGGCTCTGCCCGTTGTCACCGTGCGCGCACCGGTTGAGAGCGCGCTTGGCGTCAATGATCGGCTTGAGCTGGCGCAGGCGGAGCGAGTTTTACGCCAGCGGATCCTCGAGCGTCATCTGCGCGCCGGGGTTGCTATTGTTGACCCGGCGACGACCTATATCGATGCTGACGTTGTGATCGAGCCAGACGCTCGGATTGAACCCGGGACGATGATTATGGGAGCAAGCTGGATCGGGGCAGGCGCGCGAATCGGCCCGTACGCCATCGTGCGCGATAGCCGAATCGGGCGCGACTGTGTGGTGATAGCATCCGTTGTTGAAGAGAGCGAGCTGGGAGAAGGGGTCCATGTCGGACCGTACTCCCATTTGCGCCCGGGGACACGGCTGGCTGACCGTGTGCACGTCGGCAATTTTGCTGAGCTGAAGAATGCCCATGTTGGGCCGGAGACGCGTATTGGCCATGTGAGCTATATCGGCGACGCTCGGCTTGGCGCGCGCGTCAATATTGGCGCTGGAACCATAACCTGTAATTACGACGGCGTTGCCAAACACGAGACGGTGATTGAAGACGAAGCGTTCATCGGGAGCGACACGATGCTGGTTGCGCCAGTGCGTGTTGGCGCGCGCGCGCGAACGGGGGCTGGCAGTGTCGTGACGCATGATGTGCCAGCGGGCGAAACGGTCGTTGGTGTTCCGGCGCGGCCGCTGGCCTCGAAGCAGACGCAGAAAACGGCAGAACAGACGGAAGCGTGA
- a CDS encoding ribose-phosphate diphosphokinase, which produces MEGRLQLFTGNANPRLAQAIASILETPLGRAEVGAFSDSETRVRLEENVRGSDVFVIQPLCAPVNQHIMELLIMLDAVRRASAARITAVIPYYAYARQEKKTAGREPISAKLLANLLTTAGADRILTVDLHAPAIEGFFDIPVDHLRATPILAAHARRLGLERLVVVSPDTGAVARAEEFRRRVGGGLAIISKQRPSPEMAEMHEMVGEVEGRDVIIVDDIIASGGTLLKAIELLQARGVRHIFAAAIHGVFSGDALRRIAESPIERVFVTDTIPLPDNGPVDKIEVLTVAPLLAEAIMRIHKDLSISALFT; this is translated from the coding sequence GTGGAAGGTCGGCTCCAGCTCTTCACTGGAAATGCGAACCCGCGGCTTGCGCAAGCAATTGCCAGTATTCTGGAGACTCCGCTTGGCCGCGCGGAAGTCGGCGCATTCAGTGACAGCGAAACGCGAGTGCGGCTCGAAGAGAATGTGCGTGGCTCTGACGTCTTTGTGATCCAGCCACTCTGCGCTCCAGTGAACCAGCACATTATGGAACTGCTCATCATGCTCGATGCGGTGCGCCGGGCGTCGGCTGCTCGAATCACAGCCGTGATCCCGTACTACGCGTACGCTCGACAGGAGAAGAAGACAGCTGGGCGCGAGCCGATCAGTGCCAAGCTCCTGGCTAACCTCTTGACGACGGCAGGGGCCGACCGCATTCTCACCGTCGACTTGCATGCACCAGCAATTGAGGGCTTCTTCGACATTCCCGTTGATCATTTGCGGGCGACACCAATTTTGGCGGCGCATGCCCGTCGTCTCGGCCTTGAGCGGCTGGTTGTTGTCAGTCCGGATACGGGAGCCGTTGCGCGGGCTGAAGAGTTTCGGCGGCGAGTCGGGGGCGGACTTGCCATCATCTCCAAGCAGCGCCCCAGCCCAGAAATGGCCGAGATGCATGAGATGGTTGGCGAAGTTGAAGGCCGCGATGTCATTATCGTCGACGACATCATTGCGTCTGGCGGCACGCTCCTGAAAGCAATTGAGCTGTTGCAGGCTCGGGGCGTGCGGCACATCTTCGCCGCAGCCATTCACGGTGTCTTCAGTGGCGATGCGCTGCGGCGGATTGCTGAATCACCGATTGAACGTGTCTTCGTGACCGATACGATCCCACTGCCTGACAATGGCCCGGTCGACAAGATTGAAGTGCTGACGGTCGCGCCGCTGCTCGCTGAGGCGATTATGCGCATCCATAAGGATCTCAGCATTAGTGCACTTTTTACATAA
- a CDS encoding hemolysin family protein, whose translation MRHDIVVILELILLILATFGLLLAAIAEAACTAVFRRPLRELLELLAEPASLPATRLERLRQATDGVRVALLLMQGILALVLSDLLRRLLGTAALAVGIVSVAGAAIIAQGVVVAVGRSRQRVPIGAQRLALWTGQIARPLVALGALFARVVAGPPQPSPLSASGMSPDEEAAMVVRVLRLDRLTARDVMVPRMDIAAVPADMMARDVLALARQTGHARFPVYRERIDQIVGVVVVKDVLQLLENPALLEQKRAGELARPAYFVPESKRLDLLLRELQQQRMPMAIVVDEFGGTAGLVTIEDILEQIVGELRDEYDAQPPEVQWIGPNEAVVDGRLSLEELSAAFAVPIDDDEATTVSGLVQQQLGHIPQAGESVHIDGLRIEVLTVEGRRVRQMRIVRETPAEVSPREVEQE comes from the coding sequence TTGCGACACGACATCGTTGTCATTCTGGAGCTCATCCTGCTAATCCTTGCAACGTTCGGCCTCCTGCTTGCGGCAATTGCCGAGGCTGCATGTACCGCGGTCTTTCGCCGTCCATTACGCGAATTGCTTGAGCTTTTGGCGGAACCGGCGAGTTTGCCGGCTACGCGGTTGGAGCGTTTGCGCCAGGCGACGGATGGGGTACGGGTTGCGCTCCTGCTGATGCAAGGAATCCTTGCGCTCGTGCTGAGCGACCTGCTCCGCCGGCTGCTCGGCACAGCCGCGCTGGCTGTCGGCATCGTGAGTGTTGCCGGTGCCGCGATCATCGCCCAGGGTGTTGTGGTTGCGGTCGGACGCTCACGTCAGCGAGTACCCATCGGAGCCCAACGGCTGGCACTCTGGACTGGACAAATTGCTCGGCCCCTCGTTGCGCTTGGTGCACTGTTTGCTCGCGTGGTCGCTGGACCACCACAACCCTCGCCACTTTCGGCAAGCGGGATGAGCCCAGACGAAGAAGCGGCGATGGTTGTCCGTGTATTGCGCCTCGACCGGTTGACTGCGCGTGATGTCATGGTCCCGCGGATGGACATTGCAGCGGTCCCTGCTGACATGATGGCCCGGGATGTCTTGGCGCTTGCTCGGCAGACGGGCCATGCGCGCTTTCCGGTCTACCGCGAGCGCATCGATCAGATTGTTGGTGTGGTTGTGGTCAAGGATGTGCTGCAACTGCTTGAAAATCCCGCGTTGCTTGAGCAAAAACGTGCTGGTGAGCTTGCTCGCCCAGCGTACTTTGTGCCTGAGTCGAAGCGGCTCGATTTGCTCTTGCGTGAGTTACAACAACAGCGCATGCCTATGGCCATCGTCGTTGACGAGTTTGGCGGTACGGCTGGACTGGTCACCATCGAAGATATTCTTGAACAGATTGTTGGTGAATTGCGTGATGAGTATGACGCCCAACCACCTGAGGTGCAATGGATTGGGCCAAATGAGGCAGTAGTTGATGGCCGATTGAGTCTCGAGGAGCTCAGCGCAGCGTTTGCTGTACCGATTGACGATGACGAGGCGACGACGGTCAGTGGCCTTGTCCAGCAGCAACTCGGGCATATTCCGCAAGCTGGCGAGTCGGTTCACATTGATGGGTTGCGGATCGAAGTGTTGACGGTCGAAGGGCGGCGCGTGCGGCAGATGCGTATTGTGCGTGAGACGCCAGCCGAGGTCAGTCCACGAGAAGTTGAGCAAGAATGA
- a CDS encoding biotin--[acetyl-CoA-carboxylase] ligase — protein sequence MICWRIEWLDRVSSTMDVAAERAQRGAPAGTVIVADEQTAGRGREGRRWFAPAGTSLLFTVIARPPLAVVQNPMLSVAIAERVAAALMPLTGLPITIKEPNDLMVNGRKLAGILCQSRITRDQVDYLLIGIGLNVNIPPDQLPLPTATSLLAETGRVFDRHALLDAVLHSLRELPGVWDLQ from the coding sequence ATGATCTGCTGGCGTATCGAATGGCTTGACCGCGTCTCGTCAACGATGGATGTTGCAGCTGAGCGGGCACAGCGTGGTGCGCCCGCCGGCACGGTCATTGTTGCCGATGAGCAAACGGCAGGACGTGGGCGTGAAGGGCGGCGGTGGTTTGCTCCGGCCGGGACATCGTTACTGTTTACGGTGATTGCGCGCCCTCCGTTGGCGGTAGTTCAAAATCCGATGCTTTCAGTTGCAATTGCCGAGCGTGTTGCAGCGGCATTGATGCCATTAACGGGATTGCCGATCACGATCAAAGAGCCGAATGACCTCATGGTCAACGGGCGGAAGCTTGCGGGCATTCTCTGCCAGAGCCGCATTACCCGTGATCAGGTCGACTATCTGCTGATTGGTATCGGCTTGAATGTCAACATTCCCCCCGACCAGTTGCCTTTGCCGACGGCAACAAGTCTCCTCGCTGAAACTGGTCGTGTCTTCGATCGCCACGCCTTACTTGATGCCGTGCTACACTCGCTGCGTGAGCTACCAGGAGTGTGGGATCTGCAGTAA
- a CDS encoding acyl-CoA dehydrogenase family protein, translating into MDFSFTPEQLQVRDMVREFAQREVAPYIREWDAKGEYHPEVFRKMGELGLLGLPIPERYGGGGFDYISLALMCEELEAVDTFLRVVISVHVGLNSLTLLQWGTEEQKQRWLVPQARGEKLATFALTEPGAGSDAGSIQTRAVKDGDSYVLNGEKMWISLANTADHFLVIATLDPSKKHHGLAAFMLERGMEGLTTGSLHGKLGVRAGDTGWISLQNVRVPAENMIGEPGEGFKIAMSAIDQGRFTVAAGACGLIRACLEASIKYCHERQAFGQEIGRFELVQQMIAKMVKGYETSRLLVFRAAELKNRGIRNTRETSLAKWVACDAAFEAANDAIQIHGAYGYSNEYPVERYFRNARGAVIYEGTREIHTILQAEYALGYRVDRPLRCPQPPAQGFEAQTPSAAMV; encoded by the coding sequence ATGGATTTTTCGTTTACGCCTGAACAGTTGCAAGTGCGCGACATGGTGCGCGAGTTCGCGCAGCGGGAAGTCGCGCCCTACATTCGGGAATGGGACGCCAAAGGAGAGTACCATCCCGAAGTATTCCGCAAGATGGGCGAGCTAGGCCTGCTTGGCCTGCCGATCCCCGAGCGGTATGGCGGCGGCGGCTTTGACTATATCAGTCTCGCCCTGATGTGTGAGGAACTGGAGGCTGTTGACACGTTCTTGCGCGTCGTCATCAGCGTCCACGTTGGGCTGAACAGCCTGACGCTCTTGCAATGGGGCACGGAGGAGCAAAAGCAGCGCTGGCTTGTGCCCCAGGCACGGGGTGAGAAGCTTGCAACATTTGCACTTACCGAACCGGGGGCTGGCTCAGACGCTGGCAGCATCCAGACTCGTGCGGTCAAAGATGGCGATAGCTACGTGCTCAATGGCGAGAAGATGTGGATTTCGCTCGCCAACACTGCTGATCACTTCCTCGTCATCGCTACGCTTGATCCATCCAAGAAGCATCACGGCCTTGCCGCGTTCATGCTCGAGCGCGGGATGGAGGGACTGACAACGGGGTCGCTTCACGGCAAGCTCGGCGTACGAGCCGGAGATACTGGCTGGATATCACTGCAAAATGTGCGCGTGCCGGCCGAGAACATGATCGGTGAGCCGGGTGAAGGATTCAAGATCGCGATGAGTGCGATTGACCAGGGGCGATTCACCGTCGCGGCCGGTGCGTGCGGGTTGATCCGGGCATGCCTGGAGGCGAGCATCAAGTACTGCCACGAGCGGCAAGCCTTTGGCCAGGAGATTGGCCGGTTTGAACTTGTGCAGCAGATGATTGCCAAGATGGTCAAGGGGTACGAGACCTCGCGGCTGTTGGTCTTCCGTGCCGCTGAGCTGAAGAACCGCGGTATCCGCAATACGCGCGAGACGTCCCTTGCCAAGTGGGTTGCCTGTGACGCTGCATTTGAAGCGGCAAATGACGCGATTCAGATTCACGGTGCCTACGGCTATTCCAATGAATATCCTGTCGAGCGGTACTTCCGCAATGCTCGTGGCGCTGTGATCTACGAGGGGACACGGGAGATTCACACGATTCTGCAAGCAGAATACGCGCTGGGCTACCGGGTCGATCGGCCGTTGCGTTGCCCGCAGCCGCCAGCGCAAGGCTTTGAAGCCCAAACCCCCTCGGCAGCGATGGTGTAA
- a CDS encoding gamma carbonic anhydrase family protein — protein sequence MAALLLPFGGKRPRVAADAFIAPTAVVLGDVEIGEQANLWFGVVVRGDIGPVRIGARTNLQEGVIVHVDEGYPTILEEDVTVGHGAIVHGAVVERGAQVGMGAILLTGSRIGAGAIVGAGAVVPEGMEVPPGSVVLGVPARVRREVSEAERAALLERAARYAARGQVLRALLAELAQGKETHDGDG from the coding sequence GTGGCGGCATTGCTCCTTCCCTTCGGGGGCAAGCGTCCGCGTGTTGCCGCGGATGCGTTCATCGCACCAACAGCCGTCGTGCTCGGCGATGTTGAGATCGGTGAGCAGGCAAACCTGTGGTTTGGCGTTGTCGTTCGTGGCGATATTGGCCCAGTACGGATTGGTGCGCGGACGAACTTGCAGGAAGGTGTCATCGTCCACGTCGACGAGGGCTATCCCACGATTCTTGAAGAGGATGTCACGGTCGGCCATGGAGCAATTGTGCATGGCGCGGTCGTCGAGCGCGGAGCCCAGGTCGGCATGGGGGCCATTCTGCTGACTGGCTCGCGGATCGGTGCTGGTGCGATTGTTGGCGCTGGTGCCGTTGTGCCGGAGGGAATGGAAGTGCCGCCCGGCAGTGTCGTCCTTGGCGTCCCTGCTCGTGTGCGTCGCGAGGTGAGCGAGGCGGAGCGTGCGGCGTTGCTTGAGCGGGCAGCGCGCTATGCGGCGCGCGGGCAAGTGCTTCGAGCGTTGCTCGCCGAGCTTGCCCAAGGGAAGGAGACGCATGATGGCGATGGTTGA
- a CDS encoding enoyl-CoA hydratase-related protein, whose translation MVEIRREPPIAWVTLNRPERLNALNSQALIDLREAFQQLSHDDVRVIILTGAGDRAFAAGADIAEMREKSPTEALAFARLGQAACDAIAQAPQPVIAAINGFALGGGCEIALACDIRLASDRAVLGQPEVTLGVPPGWGGTQRLTRLVGPGVASELIFTGRRVSAEEALRIGLVNAVYPADELLDRARELALAIARNGPIAVRLSKAAIRQALDVDLNSGLAFEAEAFALAFSTADQREGMSAFLEKRSAQFQGR comes from the coding sequence ATGGTTGAAATACGGCGCGAGCCGCCGATTGCCTGGGTGACGCTTAATCGTCCAGAGCGGCTGAATGCGCTCAATAGCCAAGCGCTCATTGACCTGCGTGAGGCTTTTCAACAACTGAGCCATGATGATGTACGGGTCATCATCCTGACAGGGGCGGGGGATCGTGCCTTTGCTGCCGGCGCCGACATCGCCGAAATGCGCGAGAAGTCTCCAACGGAGGCGCTCGCGTTTGCCCGCCTGGGGCAGGCGGCATGTGATGCGATTGCGCAAGCTCCACAGCCGGTGATTGCCGCGATTAACGGGTTTGCACTCGGTGGTGGTTGTGAGATCGCACTAGCCTGCGATATCCGGCTGGCAAGTGACCGGGCAGTGCTTGGTCAACCCGAAGTGACACTTGGCGTGCCACCAGGGTGGGGTGGGACGCAGCGGCTGACGCGACTTGTTGGGCCCGGCGTTGCAAGTGAGTTAATTTTTACTGGCCGCCGCGTGAGTGCTGAAGAAGCGCTCCGGATTGGTCTCGTCAACGCTGTTTATCCCGCCGATGAACTGCTTGACCGCGCCCGCGAGCTTGCGCTTGCTATCGCCCGCAACGGCCCAATTGCTGTGCGCCTCAGCAAGGCAGCCATCCGTCAGGCATTGGATGTTGACCTGAATAGTGGGTTGGCGTTTGAAGCTGAGGCCTTTGCGCTTGCGTTTAGCACAGCTGACCAGCGTGAGGGGATGAGCGCATTCCTTGAGAAGCGCTCAGCGCAATTCCAGGGGCGCTAA